The genomic interval CACATCTCCCAAGGTAACTCTAGCATGAAATGCCTAACTACATAACTTATAAGAACTTCATGGACTAATGCTTGTCGTTTGCTTGCAATGGTGATTGTAGGAAATATTCTCCGGTGAAGGTGAGCCTTCCtcaaaatcagaatcaaatccGACTGGGAAAGCCTCTTCATCAGATGCTGATAAGGTGTCTCCAGTTAGACCTGATGTCTGATATCTAGCTGGTTTACATGAAGTTCAACTTGTTCAATCAAGAAACCCGCCATGAACCTCAAGTTGCTGATATGTTTCACACTTGCTTGTGTCATATCTCATTGTTTTCCAAGTGTAACAGGCCAGTTACCAAGATCAAGGCTGTGGCATTTTCTTTTGCAGCTGATGCTTCTTAATTACTTAACTTGTATAAAAACGCTCACCAATCTTGGATGAATGGTGGCCATTTCTGCTAATTTCTTAGATCTGTCTGCTCACTCTTTTGAAGAGCATTGGATAGCCAAAATGAGATCGTTATCATATAAACCAGTACATCAGGGAATGTCATTAgaatgatttaattatttgtacTATTACAGAGAATTATGCTGAGGATAAATTGGGTTAGCTGTTCAATGCTTTACAAGTAAGAAGATACCTTAAGTTGGAGGATTACATTAGAATAAAAATGATTCcataaaatcaaaaatcaGAAGCTAGGACTGATATTGGTTGTACAAGAAAAGCGGGTTTGGCTGCTCAATTTCAGGAAGAGGGGGATCGACCATCAAATAAGTTGGCTTCCAGAAACAATCACCAAGACATGGTTTTCCCCAAATGGTGAGCTGAACATGTACACCAGTATCTGTTCACCGAGAAGGCCAGGGCTCCTCATTACCTACTTTTGTATACTAGAAAAGCATAAACTGGATGTTATATCTGCTCACATTTCCTCCGATCAACATCGTTGCATGTACATGATCCATCCACAATATGTAAGACTACAAATTTCATTCTTGATCTTACTCCATTATCTTGTCTTTAATTACATACTAATTCACAACGATCTGGCAGGTGGAGCTTGTGATGATACTACAGACCCAGCTGGGGTGGTATCAGTAGAAGACACATTCAATGAAGCAGCAGGTGAGCTGATCTTGTGCCTCTTTTCATCATTCATATACTCCTAACATTACAAGGAAACTTTCAACAAGGAAGAGAGGGTAGGATACCGGTGTGTATTTCTGAAGGAAACTTTTCCGAGCTTTTTTAGTTGAAATCATCAATTACATATGAAATGGGATGGTTTAATTTAGAATCTTAGTACCAGAAACTGATGGCGCCACATTCACATGGCTAGTAATGGCAATACAGTACTGAAAGTAACAATTTTGCACTTATCAAACTGTGGTGTGCACCTCATTTACTTTGATGTTGTTGTTTGAGTAATTGTGTGTTGAAAAATGTTGATTCTAACAGTGACCCTGATCAGAGCATGACAACAATCAACCACATTTTGATACGAAGCATAAAGAGGGTTTTGCCAGCTGAGATGAGCCGACGACCACCAGAGTCCACCTACACAAGTGGTCCATTGGTGGGGGAGGGGCCCAAAAAGGACGGCCCATTTTGATGTATTACATTAATTCTTCTCATATGAAAATCAAACTCGTGCAACAGAAACCAATTATGAAAACCTTTTCTAATTAACCCCAATTTGTTTGGATTATGTTAATCAACTTGATGACTTGGAGTTCTCTTATTTTCCCTCTTAGCACTTGAGAAGCTTTGCCTCATTTAAACAAAACTAGCATCTTCAAACTAATCACCACCATATCCAATAACCAACAAGTCAATAAGCTACGTTATCCTGTTTAGAGACACGGGTCAGTAGAGTCTAAATCGCTTTTTTTCCTAACTGTTGCACACTTGGAATCTTAACATGTATAAATACGATTGAATATGTACAATTGGTGTGGACCTACGAAAATGACCTATTTCTCAATATACttgtataattaatttaatatatctatacatgTGTGAGTCGTTCCATTATATTTTAGTTTGGTGATTTGATAATGTAACGCTATTTCAAGATAAGTAACTATACTATTTTGGAAATACTAGAGCTCATTTTCAATTCAAACACTATAAATGCATGACAAACAATAGAATTATATGCCAAATCATCTTTAGAAAAACTCATCCTATACATGTATGGTCAAACATACATCATGAACATTATGACAAACCATCACTCTCAATCTTCATACTGAACTCTCATATAAGTGATATAACTAACTTCAATTTACCGTTATAACGTTGATTTTATTGTTGACAAAAGAGTTTAAGGACGTTGAGGATTCCCTGCATTTTTGGTATCGTTTCATAAATAATATATGGAAAACACTCAACAGGAAAGTGATGATACTGCAACTCCAATTAAAATAAAGTTTAATTAATAATGTATATCTCATCAAGTGTTAAATACTAAATACAAGTAAGACCAGAAGTAGATACGATCGACACTACACACGTATaaaagaaggaggaggagcagATAGTGGACGATTCTCATCATGATTGCCTCTGCCGGCTTGCCCCACTCACCCTGACCCTCAGCTCTCACAGACTCCATTCTTTCCAATTTCCTcttcattttaattttgtatAAAATCTTCCCACTCTCACTTGCTCGCTCACTATAATACGAATCTCCACTCTCCTGTCCTCATTCCCAGTTCTCTCTGTGTGAATGCCTCTCTGACTTTCTATGGCAACTCCTCCCCACTTTTGAGTTTGTGTTCTCTCGAACAAGGAGGAGTTAGAACTAGTTACAATGTCTGGCTACTCCTTCTTAAACGACCAGCTCTCCCGCCGCACCTCCATTTTCGGGTTGCACCTCTGGGTTGTTCTCGGAATCTGCGTCGGCGCAGCCATAGttcttgttctgtttctcATCTCTCTCTGGTTCACTTCTCGCCGCAACACTACTTCTTCGAGTCCAAAGCCAACCCAGAACTCAACTATCCCAAATGTCTTCAAGGAGATCCAGGAAATCCGAATCGACTGTGCTCGGACCACGACCAACCCGCCGGACCCGAAGCCGGCCCAGATCCCTGACCCGGTGCCGGAGTCTGATCCCTTGACCAGGGCGCAGGCGGTGCTGCTTCAGCCGGAGGAGGAGAGCCCGGTGAGTACTGGGAGGCAGAGAATTCACATTGAGATTGGGAAGGATCATCGGATTTCGTACCCGGAAAAAGGAGGTGGGTCGTCGTACGGGAGCGGCGAGACTCGCTCCGGCGACCAGGGGGGCATTGCTGGGCCGGAGGTGTCGCATTTGGGGTGGGGGCATTGGTATACTCTGAGAGAGCTTGAGGATGCTACTAATGGGTTTGCTGACGAAAATGTTATTGGTGAAGGTGGGTATGGGATTGTGTATAGAGGTGTGTTGGAGGATCTCTCAATGGTTGCTGTTAAGAATTTGATGAATAACAAGTAAGTGGTTGcttatttagtttgagttgtaaTATGTTTGAGGTAAAGTTGGGATCTTTGTTGCGTTTAGTATGAACCCAGTTGGCAAATTTAAGACTTTTGTTGGTTAAGGTGTGAGAAAAGTCGATGATTTTAGTTGTGTTAGTGCAGGGGACAGGCTGAGAAGGAGTTTAAGGTTGAAGTTGAAGCAATTGGTCGTGTTCGTCATAAGAATTTAGTAAGGTTGCTTGGCTACTGTGCTGAAGGTGCTCACAGGTATATTGGTCTTCTGTTTCTGGTATCTTGTATCTCCATTTCGTTGTTGTTTACAGTTCATTGCGTTTTATGTTCGTGGCACTTACTTGGGAGTATTTTGTAGAATGCTTGTGTATGAGTATGTTGACAATGGGAACCTGGAACAATGGCTTCATGGAGATGTCGGGCCTCTCAGCCCTCTTACATGGGAGAATCGTATGAATATAATACTTGGGACAGCAAAAGGGTATGCCTTGAATCAAATGACCACAATTATCGGGacgttgttgttgttgttgttgtttgtcAGTACTAAACTCTGCTGACATTATAGGTTGGCATACTTGCATGAGGGACTAGAGCCCAAGGTTGTTCATCGTGATATCAAGTCCAGCAACATCTTGCTTGATAAGCAGTGGAATTCAAAAGTATCCGACTTTGGCCTAGCAAAGCTTCTTGGCTCAGAAAGGAGTTATGTGACAACTCGTGTGATGGGAACATTTGGGTGAGTTAAACTTAGCTACTTAACTACTGTTTGTTTTATATCTGGATTGTTTACATAAACATGATCTTTTTTTGCAGAATTTAATTACGTGTTTACTTTTGTAGATATGTAGCTCCAGAATATGCTAGTACTGGCATGTTGAATGAGAGAAGTGACGTTTATAGTTTTGGGATTCTCATAATGGAGATAATTTCAGGTAGAAACCCAGTAGACTACGGCAGGCCTGCAGGAGAGGTTAGTTTCAAGTGATCAAATATTACTTGATAACATCATCTTATTACGAGAATGATTAGTACTAACTGGTAATTAAACTTCAGGTGAACCTAGTTGAATGGCTTAAAACAATGGTTACCAATCGGAATGCCGAGGGAGTTTTAGATCCGAGGCTGTCAGAGAAGCCTTCTTCCAGGGCATTGAAGCGCGCTCTTCTTGTTGCATTACGTTGTGTGGACCCAAATGCTCAGAAGAGGCCGAAAATGGGGCATGTGGTGCATATGCTTGAAGCTGATGAGTTCCCATTCCGTGATGTAAGTTTGCATATATTTCCCTACTTAATCTTGTCCGATGGATTTCTATTTTCTAGCTTTTGTATGAAGCTTACCTTGGTTGAAACTCCTCAACATGTTTGTTTATTGTTCTTTATGGACTCATATATGTAAGGCAACACCTTTCAAAAAAATGTGAGGCAACTACCTTTTGCCTATGTCTGCATTATAAGACATTAGCTGCTAGTGTATGCTGCATGTGTTTTCCAAGTTCTGGTATTTCAAGACATTTTAAATCAGAGCTAATATTTTGTATTTCATTAACTCATTTTGCTATTCATGCAAGGAGTTGATGCTACATTACCAATTTATCATTACATGAATAGTGGGTGTAGGCTGTGTAACTGTATCATATAGTTTGTTTTCAGTGAAAATTTAATGCTTCAGAGagcttttggttttgatttctcACTTATTATTGTTCTGTAAATAATTTCAGGACCGCAGGCCAGGAAGAGAATATGGACGCTCACCACGTGATGCTGCAAAGCGTGTTATGGAGTCAGGTGATAGTAGCGGATATGACAGTGGTGCCCAAACTAACATATCAGTATGGAGAAAGCAAGAAGTTGAAGAAGTGAATTAGCCGCCTACCAGTTACCAGCTTCATGTGTAAGGTGAAATGACACACCTTGTTTTACTCATGTGCCCATGTCTAGATCTAGATCAACCGTTATTTACTTTCCTGTATAGTAGCTAGTCATGTCAATATGAGTTTGGAGTCCAGCATTTTGTTCTCTTCTCTTGATGTAATTGGAATAACTAGAATTCCATTCTGCTTTTTCCCACTGGCTGTTGTATAACTATCTCAGTATAAATAGATCATTTCACTTCTCTGTGTCTTCAAGCATCATCATATGCATCATATGGTCTGAAACTCTGAATCTTTTTCTCCTGTCGGTGCGTTTCTATTGCTCTTTAGTCATAAATCATATTATCAAACTTTTGATCCACTGAAACAACTAGGGAGATATAGTTTATACTAGGATTTGCTATGTTTAG from Argentina anserina chromosome 2, drPotAnse1.1, whole genome shotgun sequence carries:
- the LOC126785237 gene encoding probable serine/threonine-protein kinase At1g01540 gives rise to the protein MSGYSFLNDQLSRRTSIFGLHLWVVLGICVGAAIVLVLFLISLWFTSRRNTTSSSPKPTQNSTIPNVFKEIQEIRIDCARTTTNPPDPKPAQIPDPVPESDPLTRAQAVLLQPEEESPVSTGRQRIHIEIGKDHRISYPEKGGGSSYGSGETRSGDQGGIAGPEVSHLGWGHWYTLRELEDATNGFADENVIGEGGYGIVYRGVLEDLSMVAVKNLMNNKGQAEKEFKVEVEAIGRVRHKNLVRLLGYCAEGAHRMLVYEYVDNGNLEQWLHGDVGPLSPLTWENRMNIILGTAKGLAYLHEGLEPKVVHRDIKSSNILLDKQWNSKVSDFGLAKLLGSERSYVTTRVMGTFGYVAPEYASTGMLNERSDVYSFGILIMEIISGRNPVDYGRPAGEVNLVEWLKTMVTNRNAEGVLDPRLSEKPSSRALKRALLVALRCVDPNAQKRPKMGHVVHMLEADEFPFRDDRRPGREYGRSPRDAAKRVMESGDSSGYDSGAQTNISVWRKQEVEEVN